The following DNA comes from Acidimicrobiales bacterium.
TGGTCGACGGGGAGATCAAGCTCACCGAGCAGGGCGAGGTCATCTCCGACAAGTACGCGCTCCCCGCCCTCGCCAGGGAGAACCTCGAGCTGCTGGTGGCGGCCACGCTCGAGGCGACGGTCCTGCACCGCTCGCCCCGCATGCCGGCCGGCACGCTGGCCCGCTGGGACGAGGTGATGGACACGGTGGCGGCCGCCGCCCACGCCGCCTACCGGGAGCTGGTCGACCACCCCGACCTGCCCGCCTACTTCACGGCGTCGACCCCGGTCGAGCAGCTGGGCGACCTCAACATCGGCTCCCGCCCGGTGCGCCGGCCCGGCGCCGACGCCGGGCTGTCGGACCTGCGGGCCATCCCGTGGGTGTTCGGCTGGACCCAGTCCCGCCAGATCGTGCCCGGCTGGTACGGGGTCGGCTCCGGGCTGGCCGCCGCCAGGGAGGCCGGGCTCGGCGACCTGCTGGCCGAGATGCACGCCGAGTGGCACTTCTTCCGCACGTTCCTGTCGAACGTCGAGATGACCCTCGCGAAGACGAACCTGCGGATCGCCCGCCACTACGTGACCTCCCTCGTCCCCGAGGCCAGGTGGCACCTGTTCGACCGGATCGTCGAGGAGCACGAGCGCAGCGTGCGGGAGGTGCTGGCCGTGACCGGCGAGGGCGCGCTGCTCGACTCGAACCCGCTGCTGCGGCGGACCTTCGAGGTGCGCGACCGCTACCTGGAGCCGCTGTCGTACCTCCAGGTGTCGCTCCTGCGCCGCCTCCGCGACGGCGCCGACGACCCCCGCCTCGCCCGCGCCCTGCTCTCCTCCGTCAACGGCGTGGCGGCCGGGATGCGCAACACCGGCTAGCGGCGGTCGCGCCTCGGCCGGAAGAGCTCGACGGCCTGGTTGATCGGGACGAGGTCGCGGCGGTACTGGCGGCGGACCTGCTCGACGGCCCGGTCCCGCTCGACCCTCGCCTCCTCCAGCTGGCGGCGCAGCTCGGCCACCTCGGCCTCGAGCTCGAGCACCATCTTCACCCCGGCCAGGTTCAGGCCCTCGTTGGTCAGGTCCTGGATGCGCCGCAGCTGGGCGATGTCCGCGTCGCTGTAGCGGCGGCTCCCTCCGCCCGTGCGGGCCGGCTCCACCAGGCCCTTGCGCTCGTAGATGCGCAGGGTCTGCGGGTGCACGCCGGCCAGCTCGGCGGCCACCGAGATCACGTAGACGGCAGTCGTGCGATCCATCATCGTCACACCCCGAGATGAGCGCGAGGCGACTCGCCGCTCGCCGCGGCCAGCGCCTCGACGGCCTTGCGCTCCGCCGCGGACAGGCGGGCCGGGACCGCGACCTCCACGGTCACCAGCAGGTCGCCCCGCCCGTTGCGGGCCGGCACCCCCCGGTCCTTCACCCGGAACGTCCGCCCGTTGCGGGTGCCGGGAGGCACCCGGATGGTCACGGGCGGGCCGTCGAGGGTCGGGACCTTGACGTCGGCGCCGAGGGCGGCCTCCGGGAACGTGATCGGCACGGTCACCGTGAGGTCGCTCCCCGAGCGCCCGAACAGCTCGTGCGAGGCCACCCGCACGACCACGAACAGGTCGCCGGGCGGGCCGCCGTTGCGGCCCGGGCCGCCCCGCTCCTTCAGCCGGATCCGCTGCCCGTCGGTCACGCCGGCCGGGACGCGGACCTTGACGGTCCTCGGCCGGCGCTCGGTGCCCGAGCCCCGGCACGTCGGGCACGGGTCCTCCACGAC
Coding sequences within:
- a CDS encoding MerR family transcriptional regulator; amino-acid sequence: MDRTTAVYVISVAAELAGVHPQTLRIYERKGLVEPARTGGGSRRYSDADIAQLRRIQDLTNEGLNLAGVKMVLELEAEVAELRRQLEEARVERDRAVEQVRRQYRRDLVPINQAVELFRPRRDRR